A window of uncultured Litoreibacter sp. contains these coding sequences:
- a CDS encoding DUF2460 domain-containing protein yields the protein MQFHEVRFPASLSFGSLGGPERRTEVVTLANGFEERNTPWAHSRRRYDAGVGLRSLEDVELMIAFFEARQGQLYGFRWKDWSDYRSCKASADVTFEDQVVGTGDGVSRSVQLIKTYASGPHRYERPLSKLVAGTVKLGFDGLQVFEGVDWDVNLDTGVVTFEHALDEGVEITAGYEFDVPVRFATDAIQTSVASFQAGEVPSVPVVEVRL from the coding sequence ATGCAATTTCATGAGGTGCGGTTCCCCGCATCGCTGTCCTTCGGCTCGCTTGGCGGACCGGAGCGGCGCACAGAAGTGGTCACCTTGGCCAACGGGTTTGAAGAACGCAACACGCCGTGGGCACATTCTCGGCGCCGCTATGACGCGGGCGTTGGCCTGCGGTCTTTGGAGGATGTCGAGTTGATGATTGCGTTCTTCGAGGCGCGCCAGGGTCAGCTTTACGGGTTCCGTTGGAAAGACTGGTCCGACTATCGCTCTTGCAAAGCCTCAGCTGACGTGACCTTTGAAGACCAGGTTGTCGGGACCGGCGATGGCGTTTCGAGAAGCGTTCAGCTTATCAAGACATATGCTTCTGGTCCGCACCGTTATGAACGACCGCTGAGCAAGCTGGTTGCTGGCACGGTAAAGCTGGGCTTTGACGGGCTACAGGTTTTTGAAGGGGTCGACTGGGACGTAAACTTGGACACCGGCGTCGTCACGTTTGAGCACGCGTTGGACGAAGGTGTCGAGATTACAGCCGGGTACGAATTCGACGTGCCGGTGCGATTTGCCACCGACGCCATCCAGACCAGCGTTGCCTCCTTTCAGGCCGGCGAGGTTCCCAGCGTACCGGTTGTGGAGGTACGCCTGTGA
- a CDS encoding terminase family protein yields the protein MKFGAASLACASSTEQNEFLTGLSDHALAALPYVFEFWALEHQLPPEGDWRSWVVMGGRGAGKTRAGAEWLRAQVEGATPLDPGVASRAALVGETFDQVRDVMIFGASGIMACTPPDRRPKWEATRRRLVWPNGAVAECHSASSPEEMRGPQFDVAWLDELAKWGKGDEAWDMLQFGLRLGAHPRQVVTTTPKNVDVLKGILEQSSTVVTSAPTEANAAYLAENFLKEIRARYGGTRQGRQELDGELVEDLDGALWTMDILDGARRKTLPEFDRVVVAVDPVVSRGGGADACGIVVAGAVLKGERQDWHAVVLEDATVHGASPLGWATAAVAAAERHGADRIVAEVNQGGALVEEVLRQVDPLAPYKSVHASSSKAVRAEPIAALYEQGRVSHYGDLTALEDQMSQMTVTGFKGRGSPDRVDALVWAIRELLLGGEQSAHPRIRTVGH from the coding sequence CTGAAATTCGGGGCCGCCTCGCTCGCCTGCGCAAGCAGCACGGAGCAGAACGAGTTTCTGACGGGACTGAGTGACCATGCATTGGCGGCCCTGCCATACGTGTTTGAATTCTGGGCGTTGGAGCATCAATTGCCGCCCGAGGGGGACTGGCGCAGCTGGGTTGTGATGGGCGGACGTGGCGCGGGCAAAACCCGCGCAGGCGCCGAATGGCTGCGCGCCCAGGTTGAAGGTGCGACGCCTTTGGACCCGGGCGTGGCGTCACGTGCGGCGTTGGTTGGCGAGACCTTTGATCAAGTCCGCGACGTGATGATTTTTGGCGCAAGCGGCATAATGGCCTGCACCCCGCCGGACCGCCGCCCGAAATGGGAAGCAACCCGCCGCCGTCTGGTTTGGCCCAACGGCGCCGTGGCTGAATGCCATTCAGCCTCATCACCCGAAGAGATGCGCGGCCCGCAATTTGATGTGGCCTGGCTGGACGAGCTTGCAAAATGGGGCAAGGGCGACGAGGCGTGGGACATGCTGCAATTTGGCCTGCGGCTTGGGGCCCATCCCCGGCAGGTGGTGACGACCACGCCCAAGAACGTCGATGTGCTCAAGGGCATATTGGAACAGTCATCGACCGTTGTGACGTCCGCCCCGACAGAGGCGAACGCGGCTTATTTGGCGGAGAATTTCCTGAAAGAGATCAGGGCAAGATACGGCGGCACCCGGCAGGGCCGCCAGGAATTGGACGGCGAACTGGTCGAGGATTTGGACGGCGCCTTGTGGACCATGGACATTCTGGACGGCGCGCGCCGCAAAACGCTGCCGGAGTTCGACCGCGTGGTTGTGGCCGTTGACCCGGTGGTATCGAGGGGCGGCGGGGCGGATGCCTGCGGCATCGTTGTTGCCGGCGCAGTCTTGAAGGGCGAGCGGCAAGACTGGCACGCCGTGGTGTTGGAGGATGCAACCGTCCACGGGGCATCGCCCCTTGGCTGGGCGACTGCGGCCGTCGCTGCTGCGGAAAGGCACGGCGCAGACCGCATCGTGGCGGAAGTGAACCAGGGCGGCGCGCTTGTCGAAGAGGTGTTGCGGCAAGTGGACCCGTTGGCCCCCTACAAGAGCGTGCACGCGAGTTCCTCCAAGGCGGTCCGCGCAGAACCGATCGCGGCGCTCTATGAGCAAGGGCGGGTCAGCCATTATGGAGACCTGACCGCGCTTGAGGACCAGATGAGCCAGATGACGGTGACCGGCTTCAAGGGCCGTGGCAGCCCAGACCGGGTGGACGCGCTGGTTTGGGCCATTCGGGAATTGCTGCTTGGTGGCGAGCAGAGCGCTCACCCGCGCATACGGACGGTGGGACATTAG
- a CDS encoding gene transfer agent family protein, translating into MGNPWAGEVTLVLDGTSIDLKLTLGALAELESALEGETVLELIERFEAGRFSTRDVLALIVAGLRGGGWQGRSADLLSVEIEGGVLAATKAAAQLLARAFAGGGD; encoded by the coding sequence ATGGGGAACCCGTGGGCAGGCGAGGTGACGCTGGTTCTGGATGGTACATCGATTGACCTGAAACTGACCCTCGGGGCCCTGGCGGAGCTGGAAAGCGCGTTGGAGGGTGAAACGGTTCTCGAGCTGATTGAACGGTTTGAGGCGGGGCGGTTTTCGACACGAGATGTTCTGGCGTTGATTGTGGCGGGACTGCGAGGGGGCGGCTGGCAGGGGCGGTCCGCAGATTTGCTTTCGGTGGAGATCGAAGGTGGTGTGCTGGCGGCCACCAAGGCCGCAGCCCAGCTGCTGGCGCGCGCCTTTGCGGGGGGCGGCGATTGA
- a CDS encoding phage tail tape measure protein has translation MTDVFDGLDALEGRIEGLETSLGGAEAVVTTFEVELAAMRQTMLYTSKEVQSLSLSIGGGLRKAFDGLAFDGMKLSDALKTVAQSMINAAYNTAMRPVQNGLGSAIANGVNSLVSGILPFEKGGAFSQGRVMPFAKGGVVSGPTNFAMRGGMGLMGEAGPEAIMPLARGPDGRLGVSAGGGGRPVQVVMNISTPDVAGFQRSQSQIAAQINRAMARGQRNR, from the coding sequence ATGACGGATGTGTTTGACGGGTTGGACGCGCTTGAAGGGCGTATCGAGGGGCTGGAGACCTCACTTGGCGGTGCAGAGGCCGTGGTGACCACTTTCGAGGTGGAGTTGGCCGCAATGCGGCAGACGATGCTGTATACGTCCAAGGAGGTGCAGTCTTTGTCCCTGTCGATCGGCGGCGGGCTGCGCAAGGCTTTTGACGGATTGGCCTTTGACGGCATGAAGCTGTCCGACGCGTTGAAGACTGTTGCACAAAGTATGATCAACGCGGCCTACAACACCGCCATGAGGCCCGTGCAAAACGGGTTGGGCTCGGCGATTGCCAACGGCGTCAACTCATTGGTTTCCGGCATCCTGCCGTTTGAAAAGGGCGGTGCATTCAGCCAAGGCCGCGTGATGCCATTTGCCAAGGGCGGGGTCGTAAGTGGGCCCACCAACTTTGCGATGCGCGGCGGCATGGGATTGATGGGGGAGGCAGGCCCAGAGGCCATCATGCCATTGGCGCGCGGACCGGATGGGCGCCTTGGTGTGTCCGCCGGAGGGGGAGGGCGGCCCGTGCAGGTCGTGATGAACATCTCCACCCCTGATGTGGCCGGATTCCAACGATCGCAAAGCCAGATCGCCGCGCAGATTAACCGCGCCATGGCGCGCGGTCAACGCAACCGCTGA
- a CDS encoding phage major tail protein, TP901-1 family encodes MAVQRGKDLLLKVDLTGDGQFETIAGLRATRISFNAEQVDVTSLESAGGWRELLGGAGVKSASISGSGVFRDEGTDERARQIFFDGEMPEFQVIIPDFGVITGKFQITSIEYAGSMEGEATYELSLSSAGAIAFVPDAG; translated from the coding sequence ATGGCTGTGCAACGCGGAAAAGACTTGTTGCTGAAGGTGGATCTGACCGGTGACGGGCAGTTTGAAACGATAGCGGGGCTTAGGGCCACGCGGATTTCGTTCAATGCCGAACAGGTGGACGTGACCTCGCTTGAAAGCGCGGGGGGGTGGCGCGAACTGCTGGGCGGGGCGGGCGTGAAATCCGCTTCGATTTCCGGCTCCGGCGTGTTTCGTGACGAGGGCACCGACGAGCGGGCCAGGCAGATATTCTTCGACGGAGAGATGCCGGAGTTTCAGGTTATCATCCCTGACTTTGGAGTGATCACTGGCAAGTTTCAAATTACGTCGATTGAATATGCTGGATCGATGGAGGGGGAGGCGACCTATGAGTTGTCCTTGTCCTCGGCAGGCGCGATTGCCTTTGTGCCGGATGCTGGGTGA
- a CDS encoding DUF3168 domain-containing protein, whose amino-acid sequence MSYGVSAALQAAVFGALSADTVLDGLVAGAVFDEEPSGVLPASYVSLGAERVRDRSDATGAGAIHEFDVSVVTEGDGFFAAKQIAAAVSDALVDAELALSRGRLVSLQFYKGKAAKVESGRIRRIDLIFRARVQDG is encoded by the coding sequence ATGAGCTACGGCGTATCAGCGGCTCTTCAGGCCGCGGTGTTTGGGGCCTTATCCGCCGACACGGTCTTGGACGGGCTTGTCGCGGGCGCGGTCTTTGATGAGGAGCCCTCGGGCGTGTTGCCAGCTTCATACGTCTCGCTTGGGGCGGAACGGGTTCGAGACAGGTCTGACGCAACCGGGGCGGGCGCAATACACGAATTTGATGTCTCGGTCGTGACCGAGGGGGACGGGTTCTTTGCCGCAAAGCAGATTGCCGCAGCCGTTTCGGACGCATTGGTGGACGCTGAACTGGCACTGAGCCGCGGACGGTTGGTGTCCTTGCAGTTTTACAAAGGCAAAGCAGCCAAGGTTGAAAGCGGACGGATCAGACGGATTGATCTGATCTTTCGGGCGCGGGTGCAGGACGGCTGA
- a CDS encoding NlpC/P60 family protein has protein sequence MSTVTQRVISEALSWVGTPYQHQASRKGAGTDCLGLLRGVWRHVYGAEPESVPAYTADWSEPQGREELLWAAERHLICKPTSDAAAGDVLLFRMRRGAVAKHLGLQVRAGQNAAFVHAYSGYGVTVSPLSEPWARRVVARFSFPG, from the coding sequence ATGAGCACCGTCACCCAACGCGTGATCTCGGAAGCCCTGTCCTGGGTTGGAACGCCCTATCAACATCAAGCCTCCCGCAAGGGGGCCGGGACGGATTGCCTTGGGCTGCTGCGTGGCGTTTGGCGGCACGTTTATGGCGCAGAGCCCGAAAGCGTCCCGGCATACACCGCCGATTGGTCAGAGCCGCAGGGCAGGGAAGAACTGCTGTGGGCTGCCGAACGGCACCTGATCTGCAAACCCACCAGCGATGCCGCAGCAGGGGACGTATTGTTGTTCAGAATGCGTCGCGGCGCGGTTGCGAAACATCTGGGACTGCAGGTGCGCGCCGGGCAGAACGCCGCATTCGTGCATGCCTACAGCGGATACGGGGTCACGGTGTCGCCTTTGTCGGAACCCTGGGCGCGGCGGGTTGTGGCCCGGTTCTCCTTCCCCGGCTAG
- a CDS encoding DUF2163 domain-containing protein yields the protein MSTLIDHLRGKLTHVCRCWAVTRSDGQVFGFTDHDRPLTFEGITFKADTGMTARALEQVTGLAVDNTEAVGALSDAAVTEADIVAGRFDGAEIRAWKVHWRDVAARELQFCGTIGELKRSDGAFHAELRGLSEALNQPVGQIFQQSCQALLGDARCTVDLTAPGYQTDVAVEKVDEQRMFTFSELPGFDDRWFERGRLVVKNGDAEGLVGVIKNDRFKDGVRVIELWEQLRAHIQPGDVVTLEAGCDKRKETCRLKFANLANFRGFPHIPGEDWLVGYPTATGRNDGGSRYQ from the coding sequence GTGAGTACTTTGATCGACCATTTGCGGGGCAAGTTGACCCATGTCTGCCGCTGTTGGGCAGTGACCCGGTCGGATGGGCAGGTTTTTGGCTTCACCGACCATGACCGACCGCTGACATTTGAGGGGATTACCTTCAAGGCCGACACCGGCATGACGGCCCGCGCCTTGGAGCAGGTGACCGGTCTGGCCGTAGACAACACGGAAGCTGTTGGAGCGCTGTCTGACGCCGCAGTAACAGAGGCCGACATCGTGGCCGGTCGTTTTGACGGAGCAGAAATTCGAGCTTGGAAGGTACATTGGCGTGACGTGGCCGCCCGCGAATTGCAGTTTTGCGGGACAATCGGGGAACTGAAGCGCAGTGACGGCGCTTTTCATGCAGAGCTGCGCGGTCTGAGCGAGGCGTTGAACCAGCCCGTTGGGCAGATTTTTCAGCAAAGCTGTCAGGCGTTGCTGGGAGACGCGCGTTGCACGGTCGACCTTACCGCCCCTGGGTACCAGACGGACGTCGCCGTTGAAAAGGTTGATGAGCAGCGGATGTTTACGTTCTCGGAACTGCCCGGCTTTGACGACCGTTGGTTCGAAAGAGGCCGACTGGTTGTGAAGAACGGTGATGCCGAAGGGCTGGTGGGGGTGATCAAGAATGATCGCTTCAAGGACGGGGTCCGGGTTATCGAGTTGTGGGAACAACTGCGCGCGCACATCCAGCCCGGTGACGTCGTGACGCTAGAGGCGGGCTGCGACAAACGTAAAGAAACTTGCCGTCTGAAATTCGCCAACTTGGCCAATTTCCGCGGGTTTCCGCATATCCCGGGCGAAGACTGGCTGGTTGGGTATCCGACCGCGACAGGACGCAACGATGGCGGGAGCAGGTACCAATGA
- a CDS encoding phage head closure protein produces the protein MSGVTLNRRLMLEDATRVSDGAGGYVEAWQPLGELWAGLKAGSGRERIGGTATLSAVPYRITVRAAPFGAASRPRPDQRFREGARIFRILAVADDDADRRFLTCHCIEEVTG, from the coding sequence ATGAGCGGCGTCACTTTGAACCGCCGGCTGATGCTGGAGGATGCCACGCGTGTCTCGGATGGGGCGGGTGGATATGTGGAGGCCTGGCAACCGTTGGGAGAGCTATGGGCGGGGTTGAAAGCCGGCAGTGGCAGAGAGCGTATTGGCGGTACGGCGACCTTGTCGGCAGTGCCTTACCGGATCACCGTGCGGGCCGCGCCCTTTGGGGCGGCGTCGCGGCCCAGGCCTGACCAACGGTTTCGCGAAGGGGCGCGCATTTTTCGTATCCTGGCCGTCGCTGATGACGACGCCGATCGCCGGTTTTTAACCTGCCACTGCATTGAGGAGGTAACGGGATGA
- a CDS encoding phage portal protein, translating into MVFDFLKRGGAQAAEVKASATGPVIAWHGSGRVAWSPRDTVSLTKAGFSGNPVGFRAVKMVAEAAAALPLVLQDEGQRFDTHPVLALFSRPNAAQGRAEMFEALYGQLLLSGNGYVEAVGDGVPSELHVLRSDRMALVPGSDGWPVAYDYAVGGKKHRFSMLDGAPICHVRSFHPQDDHYGFSPLQAAASAIDVHNAASRWSKALLDNAARPSGAIVYKGSDGAGAMTNDQYERLQNEMEAHHQGARNAGRPMLLEGGLDWKPMGFSPSDMEFQKTKEAAAREIAQAFGVPPMLLGIPGDATYANYAEANRAFYRLTVLPLAGKVLGALSHWVSELSGEPVQLAPDLDQIAALSVERDAQWARVAAAPFLSDGEKRVLLGLPREVSP; encoded by the coding sequence ATGGTGTTTGACTTTTTGAAGCGAGGCGGCGCGCAGGCGGCGGAGGTGAAGGCCTCAGCCACGGGGCCGGTGATTGCCTGGCACGGCTCTGGCCGGGTGGCGTGGAGCCCGCGCGATACGGTGTCCCTGACCAAGGCGGGGTTCTCGGGCAACCCGGTGGGGTTCCGCGCGGTGAAGATGGTGGCGGAAGCTGCCGCAGCCCTGCCGCTTGTCTTGCAGGACGAGGGGCAACGGTTTGACACGCACCCGGTGCTGGCGCTGTTTTCCCGGCCCAATGCGGCGCAGGGGCGGGCGGAGATGTTTGAGGCCTTGTATGGCCAACTGCTGCTGAGCGGGAACGGCTATGTGGAGGCCGTGGGCGACGGCGTGCCAAGCGAGCTGCATGTGCTGCGCTCGGACCGCATGGCGTTGGTGCCCGGCTCGGACGGGTGGCCAGTGGCGTATGACTACGCCGTGGGCGGCAAGAAGCATCGCTTTTCGATGCTGGATGGTGCCCCGATTTGCCATGTGCGCAGCTTTCATCCGCAGGACGACCATTACGGGTTTTCCCCCTTGCAGGCGGCTGCGAGCGCGATTGACGTGCACAACGCGGCCTCGCGCTGGTCGAAGGCGCTGTTGGACAATGCCGCAAGACCATCTGGGGCGATTGTGTACAAGGGCTCCGATGGGGCGGGGGCGATGACCAACGACCAATATGAGCGATTGCAAAACGAGATGGAGGCGCATCATCAGGGCGCGCGAAATGCGGGCCGTCCGATGTTGCTGGAAGGCGGATTGGATTGGAAACCGATGGGGTTTTCGCCTTCAGACATGGAGTTCCAGAAGACCAAGGAGGCCGCAGCGCGGGAGATCGCGCAGGCCTTCGGGGTGCCGCCGATGCTGTTGGGCATTCCGGGTGACGCCACCTACGCCAATTACGCGGAGGCCAACCGGGCGTTTTATCGCCTGACGGTGTTGCCGCTGGCGGGCAAGGTGCTGGGGGCGCTGTCGCATTGGGTGTCGGAGCTGTCTGGCGAGCCGGTGCAATTGGCGCCGGACCTGGACCAGATCGCCGCTTTGAGCGTTGAGCGGGACGCGCAATGGGCAAGGGTGGCCGCGGCGCCGTTCCTGAGTGACGGAGAGAAACGGGTGCTTTTGGGCCTGCCGCGTGAGGTGAGCCCATGA
- a CDS encoding HK97 family phage prohead protease, protein MDQLERKYCVISDQIELGAGATIAGYASLFDEVDQGGDVVMPGAYAASLARLDSAGTRVKLLWQHDPGQPIGVWDEVLEDERGLFVKGRLLTETQRGREAAALIEAGAIDGLSIGYRTIRADRDAKGRRQLAELELWEVSLVTFPMLPEARIGAKADARDPDMSQNLAGVLRTLRRTLAE, encoded by the coding sequence ATGGATCAGCTAGAACGCAAATATTGCGTGATCTCGGATCAGATCGAATTGGGCGCGGGTGCGACCATTGCGGGCTACGCCTCGCTGTTTGACGAGGTTGACCAAGGCGGCGATGTGGTGATGCCTGGGGCCTATGCCGCGTCGCTTGCGCGGCTGGACAGCGCGGGTACCCGCGTGAAGCTGTTGTGGCAGCATGACCCGGGTCAGCCGATTGGCGTATGGGATGAGGTGCTGGAAGATGAACGCGGCTTGTTCGTCAAAGGCCGGCTGCTGACGGAGACGCAGCGGGGCCGGGAGGCGGCCGCGCTGATCGAGGCGGGAGCAATTGACGGTTTGTCGATTGGGTACCGCACCATCAGGGCGGATCGCGACGCGAAGGGCCGCAGGCAATTGGCCGAGTTGGAGCTATGGGAGGTGTCGCTAGTGACCTTCCCAATGCTTCCTGAAGCCCGCATCGGCGCAAAGGCCGACGCCCGCGACCCGGATATGTCGCAGAACCTGGCGGGGGTCCTGCGGACCCTGCGCCGCACGCTTGCCGAGTAA
- a CDS encoding phage major capsid protein translates to MTKPETKSGAGGALPAIPANYDAPAADLATEMTGFLSDFSAFQADIKSRLQQQEDRMTHLDRKTISRARPALSTAVEADAPHQKAFNSYLRSGDDDALRGLELEGKALSSSIAAEGGYLVDPQTSDTIRGVLKSTASLRAVANVVNVEATAFEVLVDHTEMGAGWATEAGSATETDTPQIDRIQIPLHELSALPKASQRLLDDSAFDVEGWLATRIADKFASSEAAAFISGDGIDKPKGFLTHTAVDNDIWSWGNLGYIPTGAAGDFASGEAADAIVTLVYSLGAKYRANASFVMNSKTAGAVRKMKDADGRFLWSDGLAAGEPSRLMGYPVLIAEDMPDIADDAFAVAYGDFGAGYTVAERPDLRILRDPFSAKPHVLFYATKRVGGDVSDFAAIKLLKFSVS, encoded by the coding sequence ATGACCAAACCCGAGACCAAGTCCGGGGCCGGCGGAGCTTTGCCCGCCATCCCGGCCAATTACGATGCTCCGGCGGCTGATCTGGCAACAGAGATGACAGGCTTCCTGAGCGACTTCAGCGCCTTTCAGGCCGACATCAAATCCCGACTGCAACAACAGGAAGACCGCATGACCCATCTGGATCGCAAAACCATCTCGCGCGCCCGCCCGGCGCTGTCTACGGCCGTTGAGGCCGACGCGCCGCACCAAAAGGCGTTCAATTCCTACCTGCGCTCTGGCGACGATGATGCGCTGCGTGGGTTGGAGCTGGAGGGCAAGGCGCTGTCTTCCTCGATTGCTGCTGAGGGGGGCTATCTGGTAGACCCGCAGACGTCGGACACCATTCGCGGCGTGTTGAAATCGACCGCGTCGCTGCGCGCCGTGGCCAATGTGGTCAATGTCGAGGCAACCGCATTTGAAGTCCTGGTCGACCACACTGAAATGGGGGCTGGCTGGGCCACTGAGGCGGGGTCCGCGACCGAGACGGACACCCCTCAGATCGACCGCATCCAGATCCCACTGCATGAGTTGTCGGCCTTGCCGAAAGCCTCGCAGCGATTGTTGGATGACAGCGCCTTCGACGTCGAGGGTTGGCTGGCGACGCGCATTGCGGACAAGTTTGCCTCCAGCGAGGCGGCGGCTTTCATCAGCGGCGACGGCATCGACAAGCCCAAGGGTTTTCTGACCCACACCGCCGTAGACAACGACATCTGGAGCTGGGGCAACCTTGGCTACATCCCGACCGGCGCTGCAGGCGATTTTGCCAGCGGCGAGGCGGCGGATGCCATTGTGACGCTGGTCTATTCGCTGGGGGCCAAGTACCGGGCGAATGCGTCTTTCGTGATGAATTCAAAAACAGCCGGCGCGGTGCGCAAGATGAAAGACGCGGATGGCCGGTTCCTGTGGTCTGACGGTCTGGCGGCTGGTGAGCCGTCACGCCTGATGGGCTACCCGGTTCTGATTGCCGAAGACATGCCAGATATCGCAGATGACGCGTTCGCGGTCGCCTATGGTGACTTTGGCGCCGGCTACACCGTGGCGGAGCGCCCGGACCTGCGCATCTTGCGTGACCCGTTCTCCGCCAAGCCGCATGTGTTGTTCTATGCGACCAAGCGCGTGGGCGGTGACGTCAGCGACTTTGCGGCGATCAAGCTGCTGAAATTCTCGGTCAGCTAA
- a CDS encoding phage tail assembly chaperone, translating to MNGFDWAALLKAGVQGAGLRPAQFWALTPYELSVVLGVDGAEAPLTRARLMELDALYGGRDDGCV from the coding sequence TTGAACGGGTTTGATTGGGCGGCACTGCTGAAAGCAGGCGTGCAGGGCGCAGGGCTCAGGCCTGCGCAGTTCTGGGCGCTGACCCCATATGAGCTGAGTGTCGTGTTGGGCGTGGACGGGGCGGAGGCTCCGCTGACGCGGGCGCGATTGATGGAACTGGACGCACTTTATGGAGGGCGCGATGACGGATGTGTTTGA